From the genome of Streptomyces ficellus:
CGGGCGCTGACGGCGAGGGAGTCACTGGCGAACGCCTTCTTGCCGCCGTTCTCGACGACGATCGAGACCTCGTAGACCTTGTTGCCCTCGGTGTGGCCGATGGCGTACTCGCCGGCCTCGACGGGCTTCGGTGCGGACACGCTCACCTGGAGGTCGTCGTCGTAGACGGAGGCGTCGCCGGCGGCCAGCGGCTTGCCGTCGGGCGTCTCCTCCGCCGCGGGGGCGCCGCTCTCGGCGGTGGACGGGTCCTTCGGCGCCGTGCTGGCACTGTCCAGCGCCTTGTCGACCTCCTCGACGACGTCGCTCGCGGCCTTGAACACGATCACCGCGCCGACGACCGAGAGGATCATCGCGACCAGGCCGAGCACCGCGCCGGCCGTGGCCACGCCCTTGTTGGCGGCCTCGCCCCTCTTCGCCCGGCCCCGGCCGGAGAGGCCCAGGATCAGGGCCAGGACGCCGAGCACGCCGGCCACCCAGAACAGCAGGGGGATCACACCGGCCAGGGCGCCGATGACACCGAGCACGAGCGCCGCCGTACCGAGTCCGTTGCGGACCGGCTGCGGCTGTGGTGCCGGCGCGCCGCCGTAGGGGCCCGGGTAGGGCTGGTGGCTGCCGTGCTGGTTCTGGGGCTGCTGCGTGAAGTCGGACATGGGTCCCCCTCGGACCGTGCATGGGTGGGTTCGGGGCTTCACAGCTGCCCCGTGCGGCGACGGGTCAATAAGACCAGAGGCTGTGAACCGAGTCAACACGGTTCACAAAGTTGAGATCGGCTCACACTGTGAAGGGGTTCGTCCTGTGCTCGGTTGTAGGATCGGCGCCACAGCAGCAGAGGGAAGGGAGTCGGCCGGTGCCGGACAACGCAGCAGAGGTGACCGCGGCCGGGATCGCCCGGCTCGCCGGAGTGGGGCGTGCCGCGGTCAGCAACTGGCGGCGCAGGCACGCCGACTTCCCCAAGCCCGTCGGGGGCACCGAGACCAGTCCGTCCTTCGCCCTCGCCGACGTCGAGCGGTGGCTGCGCGCCCAGGGCAAGCTCGCCGAGGTTCCGCTGCGCGAACGCGTCTGGCAGCACGTCGCCGGACACCCCGCCGGAGCCGTCACCGCCCTCCTCCACGCGGGCTGCGCCCTCCTCCTCGTACGGGACCGGCCCAGCGGCTGGCTGGAGCTGAGCGCGGTCTCCGACGAGCGCCTGGCCGAACTGCTGCCCGCCGCGCTGGACGAGGTCCTGACGCTGCGCCTCGGCACCGACCGGACCGTCCCCACCCCCCGCCCGGCCGAACTCGCCCCCTCCGTCCCCCTGCTGCGGTCCGCCACCGAGCTCGCCGCCGGGGCGGGCGCCCGCCAGGCCTTCGAGTTCCTCCTCGGCCGCCACCTGGACGCCAACCCCCGCCAGTACACGCTGACCCCGCCCGGCCCCGCCTCCCTCATGGCCGAACTCGCCGCGCCCGCCGCCACCGTCCCCGCCGCCACCGTCCTCGACCCCGCGTGCGGGACCGGCGCCCTGCTGCGCGCCGTCCCCGGCCCGGCCGCCCTGTACGCCCAGGAGACCGACCGCGACCTGGCCGCGCTCACCGCCCTGCGGCTGGCCCTCCAGTCCGGCGCCGAGGTGCGCGCCCGGGCCGGCGACGCGCTGCGCGCCGACGCGTTCGGGCAGCTGGCCGCCGACGCGGTGCTCTGCCACCCGCCCTTCAACGAACGCAACTGGGGCCACGAGGAGCTGGCCTACGACCCGCGCTGGGAGTACGGCTTCCCCGCCCGCACCGAGTCCGAACTGGCCTGGGTCCAGCACGCCCTGGCCAGGCTGCGCCCCGGGGGCACCGCCGTCCTGCTGATGCCGCCCGCGGCCGCCTCCCGCCGCTCCGGCCGCCGCATCCGGGCCGACCTGCTGCGCCGCGGCGCGCTGCGGGCGGTCGTCGCCCTCCCGGCGGGGGCGGCGCCCCCGTACGGCGTCCCGCTCCACCTGTGGGTGCTGCGCAAGCCCGTCGCGGGCGCCCCCGCCTCACCGGAACTGCTGCTCGTCGACACCTCCGAGCACACCGACGCGGGCCGCGACAAGCTCGACTGGCCGGCCGTCCACACCGCCGTGCTCGACGCGTGGACGCCCTTCGACAAACACGGCACGGTCACCGAACGGCCCGGCGCCCACCGGTCCGTCCCCGTCATCGAACTCCTCGACGACGACGTCGACCTCGCCCCCGCCCGCCACCTGCCGCCCCCGGCCGCCGCCGGCGGAGCCGAGGAACTGGCCGGAGTGCGCGACCGGCTGACCGCCGTACTGCGCCGCACCGGCGAGCTCACCCCGCCGCCCGCCCGCACCTCCCCGCACCCCGGACCCGCCCGCCTGCCCGGCGTCACGGTCGGCGAACTCGCCCGCACCGGCGCCCTGGAGCTGCTCACGGGCTCCGGCACCGCCACCGGCCCGGTCGCCGTCCTCACCGAACAGGACGTCCTGGCCGGCCGGCCCCCCTCCGGCACCCTCCCCGAGGGCGGCGGCGACGAGCCGGTGCTCGTCCGCGCCGGTGACGTCGTCGTACCGGTCCTCGGCGGCGGCTCGATCGCCCGGGTCGCCGACGCCGCCACCGAGGGCGCCGCCCTGGGCCGCAACCTCCAGCTGCTGCGCCCCGACCCGGCCGCCCTCGACCCCTGGTTCCTGGCCGGCTTCCTGCGCGGCACCGCCAACAACCGCCAGGCCAGCAGCTACGCGTCCACCGCGACCCGCCTGGACGTCCGGCGCCTCCAGCTGCCCCGCCTCCCGCTCGCCGAACAGCAGCGCTACGGCGAGCGGTTCCGGGCGCTCGCCGAGTTCGAGGAGGCGCTGCGCCTCGCGGGGCGGCTGGGCGAGCGGCTGGTGCGGGGCATGTACGACGGGCTGACGGACGGCACGGTCGAGGCCTGACGGAACGGCCCGCCGACGGCCCGGGCGGCGCCGCGTGATCAGTTCGACAACGGTTCCGTACAACCCCGGCGCCGCTGTCGGTGTCGATGTATACGCTCGTCCTCTCGTCCGACTCGCCGGGTCGGCACACGTCATCCAGGAGCAGTAATGCACGGCCACGGCCACGCACCGCCCCAGCCAGGGCGTACCGCCGACGGCACGCTGGTCGTCCTGCGCACGCTCTTCGTGGCCCTCACCGTGCTGAGCTGCGGCTTCCTCGCCTGGACGCCGCTGCTGCGGCTCGCCGTCGTCACCCGCAGGGCCCTCGACTGGATCCTGTTCTGCGTCGTGACGCTGTCCGCCATCGGCATGTTCGCCTTCCTGGTGGCGGCCACCCCGACCGACGAGAACCAGGAGATCAGCGACGGGGCGGCGATCGCCTTCCTGACCTGGACGGTGATCACCATCCTCGGCGTCACCGTCTACTACCTGATCGCCGAGATCCGGCACTACGGGAGCGCCACCGCCGGGCCCGCCCCGCTCTACGGCGCGCCGCGGCCCACCGGTTACGGCTACCCGCCCGCCGCACCGCCGCAGCAGACCCGGCCGCAGCACACCCAGCCGCACCAGCCGCCGCACCACCAGACCCAGCCCCAGCATCCGACCCCGCCGCCCCAGCCGCCCCACCAGCCGCAACAGGCGCCCCACCAGCCCCACCAGACGCCCCCTCCCGCCCCGAAGCCCACGCCCCAGCGCATCGACCAGGTGCGCGCCGAGCTCGACGAGCTCAGCGACCTCCTGCGCAGCGAACCGCGCGACCGCGACCCCCGGGACGAGGGCCGGTGAACGGACGGGTCATCGCCGGGCGGTACGAACTGTCCACCGTCATCGGCCAGGGCGGCATGGGGCAGGTCTGGACCGCCTACGACGGGCGGCTCGACCGCCGGGTCGCCGTCAAGCTGCTGCGCCCCGACCGCATGGCCGCCGCCACCGCCGCGGAGGAGATGCGCCGCCGGTTCGTCCGCGAGTGCCGCGTCACCGCCCAGGTCTCCCACCCCGGCCTGGTCACCGTGCACGACGCGGGCAGTGACGGCGACGACCTGTTCCTGGTCATGCAGTACGTGGAGGGCGCCGACCTCGCCGACCACCTCGCCGAGCACGACCCCTACCCGTGGCAGTGGGCGGTGTCCGTCGCCGCCCAGCTGTGCGCCGTGCTCGCCGCCGTCCACGCGGTGCCGATCGTCCACCGCGACCTCAAGCCGCGGAACGTCATGGTGAAGCCCGACGGCACGGTCACCGTCCTCGACCTGGGCGTCGCGTCCGTCATCGACACCGACACCACCCGCCTCACGCACACCGGCTCGCCCATCGGCAGCCCCGCCTACATGGCGCCCGAGCAGGCCATGGGCGGCGCCGTCGGCCCGTACACCGACCTGTACGCGCTCGGCGCGCTGCTCCACGAACTCCTCAGCGGCCAGGTGCCCTTCGCCGGCTCGACCGCCCTCGGCGTCCTGCACCGGCACCTGTACGAGCCGCCGCTGCCCGTGCGCCAGCTGCGCCCGGAGATCCCCGACGCGCTCGAAGCCCTGGTCCTGCGGCTGCTCGCCAAGGACCCGCAGGCCCGCCCGTCCGGCGCGCAGGAGGTCTACGAGGCCCTCGTCCCGCTGCTGCCCGCCCGCGGTGCGACCACCGGGCCGCTCGACCCGACCCGGCCCTTCGTCCGCCCGCACGCCCCGTGGCCCGACCGGGTCACCACGCCCGCGCCCGTACCGCCGCCGCCCACCGCGCCGCCCCCGGTGTCCCGGCCCGACGTGGCCGCCGCCGTCGAGGAGGTGAAACGGCTGCTCGGCGAGGGCAGCATCACCCAGGCCGTCGACCTCCTCGGCTCGATCCTCCCGGCGGCCGCCGCCGAGCACGGCGAACACTCCCCGGTGGTCCGGATCCTGCGCAAGCAGTACGCGACGACGCTGATGGACGACGGCCAGTACCGGCGCGCCCTGCCCGAGCTGCGGCGCCTCGCCGACGACCGCGAGGCCGAGGCAGGACCGGCCGACCCGCAGGCGCTGCAGTTCCGGTACGACGCCGCGCTGTGCCTGGAGCAGCTCGGCGAGACGGCCGCCGCGCTCGCCGAGTACCGCGCGGTGCTCCCGTACTACGCCGGCAGCCAGTCCGCCGGCACCGACCAGGGCGGCCGAGCCTTCGACATCCGGCACCGCATCGGGCACCTGCTGCTCGCCATGGGCGACCACACGGCGGCCCACCAGCAGCTCCAGAACCTGCTGTACGACACGGAGCGGGTGTACGGGCCGTACCACCCGCTCCCGGCCGAGCTGCGCCGCGCGCTGGACCGCCAGCAGCGCATGCGCGGGCTATGAGGCCGTGGCCGCCCGGCAGTAGACCGAGTCGGCGATCCGGCCCAGGCCGGTGAGGCCCGGCGGGCGGGGGCCGGCGTCCGGGCCGAGGACGACGACCGCCCCGGGCGCCGCCAGGTCGCGCACGGCCGCCAGGTCGTGGTCGCCGTTCACCACGAGCACGCCGTAGCGGCGGTCGGCGATCCGCTCCCGCACGGCCGCGTCGCCGAAGCCGCCCCGCGCGATGCGCACCGCGTCCGCCGCCCCCGCCCCGCCGCCCAGCGCCAGGTTGCCGCGCACCACGTCCTCCCGGGCGGGCGGGCCGTCCAGCGGGTCGACGACCGTCAGCCGCGCCTCGACACCGCCGCGCCGCAGCATCCGTTGCAGCCCGGCGCCGAACAGCCCGTGCAGGGTGCCGATCTCCAGGACGTCGCCGTTGGGCGGGGCGAGCAGCGGGACGGCCGCCAGCCGGCCGCACACGTCGGAGACCGTGCCGGGCAGGCCGCCCGCCCCGAGCGCCTCCAGCGCCACGAGGTGGCGGTAGGCGACGGTCACGTCGTGCCGGGTCCGCTCGCCGTCGCCGCCGGTGACGGCGCGCACCTCCCGGACGAGAACGTCGACCTGGGTCGCGGTGGGCATCCGGTGCCCGTCGCGACCGGCCCGGTCGAGCAGCAGCCCGAGGCCGTAGCTCTGGCGGCGCAGGTCGGCGACCGCGTGGTGCAGGGCGTCGAGGTCGGTCTGGAACGCGGAGGTGGCACGCTCCATGCGCTGCTCGACCAGGGCGAAGGCCGGGCGCAGGACCCGCTTCGCCAGCCGGTTGCTCAGAAGAGAGGGCATGCGCGGCAAGCTACGCCGCGGGGACCACCGCCCGGGTCACGTCACGGTGGTGCGGCGGTGAAGTCTTGGTGGCGCGCAGGCGTCGGGCGGTGCCCGCGGCCACCAGCGCGACGAGCGCCACGGCCGCCGCGGCCGCCCCCGCCCGCAGCCCCGGCGGGCGGAACGCGCACGCCACGGACGTCTTCCGGCCGCTCACCGCCACGGCGACCAGCCGCCGTACGACCCGGCGGGCCGCCCCTCGCAGCGCCAGCCCGCGATCCGGGGCGCCGCGAGGACGGCGGTGCCCCGGGCGCCCGGCGGAAGGTCGGCGCGCACGCCGTCGCCGGTGACGTGCACCGCCACCGCGCGGTGCGCCCGCGCCGCCGAGGCGCGCCGTCCCGGTGAAGTCCGGCGCCCACAGGTGGACGTCGGTGCCGACCGGGCACGTGCCGTCGGCGGGCAGGTCGTAGACGCGGGCGCCGAGCAGCAGTTCCTGGTCGCGGAACGGCGAGGCCCCGTAGCGGGGTTCCGGGCCATCCGGACGGACCGTCACCAGGGGCAGCGCGCCTTCGAGTACGAGAACGTCCCGCGTGAGCGCGGCCGCTCGGCATGGACGTTCGGAAAGCTCCACTCCTGCTGGTGTCCCTGGCCGGCGCGTACGCCGCCTGGATCGTCGGTGCCGCCCTGGTGAACGGGGTCGACACCCCCGGTTATGTCACCCTGCTGGTGACGGTCACGGCACTCGCCGGGGTGCAGATGGTGATGCTGGGACTCGTCGGGGAGTATGTGGGCCGTATCTACTACGAGGTGAAACGCCGCCCGCACTTCCTGGTGAAGGCGACCAACACGCCCGTACCGCACCACCGACCCCGTGGGGAGCTCGTACGCCGATGACCGTCCGCGGCCAGATCGTCAGGTTCGCGCTGGTGGGCGTGGTGAACACCGCCACGTACTACTGCTTCTACCTGCTGTTCCTGGCCGTGGGCCTGCCCTATGTGGCCGCCCACGTCGTCGCCTTCCTGCTCTCCATGACCGGGTCGTTCTTCCTGAACTGCCGTTTCACCTACCGGACCCGCCCCACCTGGCGGAAGTTCCTGCTGTTCCCGCTGACCAACGCCGCCAACTTCGTGATCACCACGAGCGGCGTGTGGCTCCTGGTGGACGTGGCCGGCTTCTCCAGCCGCTGGGCCCCACTGGTGGCCGCCGCGGCGGCCATCCCGATCACGTTCGTCGTCTCGCGGACGATCATGCTCCGGCCCGAGACTCCCCGGACCCGTGACTCGTTGATCGAAGCAGTCGCCTCGAAGTAGTGGCCCGAGCCACCTTCACTGCCTACCATCGATCACCGCAAGGTCGTTCACACTGACGCACGACCCACGCCGGGAGGCTCCTTTGCACCGCCTGCATCGCCGCCGTCGCACCGCGCTCTCCGTCTCCGCCGCGCTCATCGCCGCGGCACCCCTCCTGGCCGCCTGCGGAAGCGACACCCACCCGGGCGCCGCGGCCGTCGTCGACGGCGACCGGATCGAGGTGGCCGCCCTCCAGGCCCAGGTCAGGGACGTACGCAGCGCCCAGGAGGCGTCCCCGCAGGCGAAGCAGCTGATCGAGGCCACCGGCGACCTGAACCGCCAGAAGCTGAACGGCCTGATCTTCGACCGGGTGGTGGAGAAGGTCGCCGCCGACGAGGGGATCACCGTCAGCCGCAAGGAGGTCCAGGAGACCCGGCGGGCCGCGGCCGCCGAGAGCGGCGGCGAGGAGCAGCTCGCCGCGATGCTGCTCCAGCAGCAGGGCGTCGCGCCCGACGAGATCGACGGCGTGGTGCGGCGCAACGTGCTGATGAACAAGGTCGCCGCGAAGCTGGGCGCGGGGAACACCCCGGAGGGGCAGCAGAAGCTGACCCAGGTCTTCG
Proteins encoded in this window:
- a CDS encoding DUF4190 domain-containing protein gives rise to the protein MSDFTQQPQNQHGSHQPYPGPYGGAPAPQPQPVRNGLGTAALVLGVIGALAGVIPLLFWVAGVLGVLALILGLSGRGRAKRGEAANKGVATAGAVLGLVAMILSVVGAVIVFKAASDVVEEVDKALDSASTAPKDPSTAESGAPAAEETPDGKPLAAGDASVYDDDLQVSVSAPKPVEAGEYAIGHTEGNKVYEVSIVVENGGKKAFASDSLAVSARAGAEGATAEEIFDGDTYGKGFTGTVLPGKKATVKYAFDAPADAKTLTVEVTPGFDYNPTQWELTL
- a CDS encoding N-6 DNA methylase, translated to MPDNAAEVTAAGIARLAGVGRAAVSNWRRRHADFPKPVGGTETSPSFALADVERWLRAQGKLAEVPLRERVWQHVAGHPAGAVTALLHAGCALLLVRDRPSGWLELSAVSDERLAELLPAALDEVLTLRLGTDRTVPTPRPAELAPSVPLLRSATELAAGAGARQAFEFLLGRHLDANPRQYTLTPPGPASLMAELAAPAATVPAATVLDPACGTGALLRAVPGPAALYAQETDRDLAALTALRLALQSGAEVRARAGDALRADAFGQLAADAVLCHPPFNERNWGHEELAYDPRWEYGFPARTESELAWVQHALARLRPGGTAVLLMPPAAASRRSGRRIRADLLRRGALRAVVALPAGAAPPYGVPLHLWVLRKPVAGAPASPELLLVDTSEHTDAGRDKLDWPAVHTAVLDAWTPFDKHGTVTERPGAHRSVPVIELLDDDVDLAPARHLPPPAAAGGAEELAGVRDRLTAVLRRTGELTPPPARTSPHPGPARLPGVTVGELARTGALELLTGSGTATGPVAVLTEQDVLAGRPPSGTLPEGGGDEPVLVRAGDVVVPVLGGGSIARVADAATEGAALGRNLQLLRPDPAALDPWFLAGFLRGTANNRQASSYASTATRLDVRRLQLPRLPLAEQQRYGERFRALAEFEEALRLAGRLGERLVRGMYDGLTDGTVEA
- a CDS encoding serine/threonine-protein kinase; the protein is MNGRVIAGRYELSTVIGQGGMGQVWTAYDGRLDRRVAVKLLRPDRMAAATAAEEMRRRFVRECRVTAQVSHPGLVTVHDAGSDGDDLFLVMQYVEGADLADHLAEHDPYPWQWAVSVAAQLCAVLAAVHAVPIVHRDLKPRNVMVKPDGTVTVLDLGVASVIDTDTTRLTHTGSPIGSPAYMAPEQAMGGAVGPYTDLYALGALLHELLSGQVPFAGSTALGVLHRHLYEPPLPVRQLRPEIPDALEALVLRLLAKDPQARPSGAQEVYEALVPLLPARGATTGPLDPTRPFVRPHAPWPDRVTTPAPVPPPPTAPPPVSRPDVAAAVEEVKRLLGEGSITQAVDLLGSILPAAAAEHGEHSPVVRILRKQYATTLMDDGQYRRALPELRRLADDREAEAGPADPQALQFRYDAALCLEQLGETAAALAEYRAVLPYYAGSQSAGTDQGGRAFDIRHRIGHLLLAMGDHTAAHQQLQNLLYDTERVYGPYHPLPAELRRALDRQQRMRGL
- a CDS encoding class I SAM-dependent methyltransferase, producing MPSLLSNRLAKRVLRPAFALVEQRMERATSAFQTDLDALHHAVADLRRQSYGLGLLLDRAGRDGHRMPTATQVDVLVREVRAVTGGDGERTRHDVTVAYRHLVALEALGAGGLPGTVSDVCGRLAAVPLLAPPNGDVLEIGTLHGLFGAGLQRMLRRGGVEARLTVVDPLDGPPAREDVVRGNLALGGGAGAADAVRIARGGFGDAAVRERIADRRYGVLVVNGDHDLAAVRDLAAPGAVVVLGPDAGPRPPGLTGLGRIADSVYCRAATAS
- a CDS encoding GtrA family protein, which gives rise to MTVRGQIVRFALVGVVNTATYYCFYLLFLAVGLPYVAAHVVAFLLSMTGSFFLNCRFTYRTRPTWRKFLLFPLTNAANFVITTSGVWLLVDVAGFSSRWAPLVAAAAAIPITFVVSRTIMLRPETPRTRDSLIEAVASK
- a CDS encoding SurA N-terminal domain-containing protein, whose translation is MHRRRRTALSVSAALIAAAPLLAACGSDTHPGAAAVVDGDRIEVAALQAQVRDVRSAQEASPQAKQLIEATGDLNRQKLNGLIFDRVVEKVAADEGITVSRKEVQETRRAAAAESGGEEQLAAMLLQQQGVAPDEIDGVVRRNVLMNKVAAKLGAGNTPEGQQKLTQVFAAASKALDIDVNPRYGTWDNDKIQLGEYSAPWLRRSSGQQQM